A window of the Deltaproteobacteria bacterium genome harbors these coding sequences:
- a CDS encoding DMT family transporter, translated as MMYTGELAALSAAGLWASATFMFAAAGRQLSPIQLNISKGVIASILLGGCAVALERIPEEIWTMQGLLLGLSGILGITIGDTAFFGALSRIGPRRALLIESLTPPLTGLIALVAIQEELTLAAWCGVLVTVAGVTSVVLERSQPGELQIAPDVFRVGLILAVIASISQATGVVMAHIVLIDHALDPLWAAFIRLMAALAGLLIAGSFMPKQGTAALGRKISQGTLGRKLWVMVFWATVMGTFLGLWLQQISLKYTSAAVAQTLLSTSPLFALAIAKVRGEELSRRAILGTFVALVGIYLLT; from the coding sequence ATGATGTATACAGGTGAACTCGCTGCACTCAGTGCCGCTGGTCTATGGGCCAGCGCAACATTTATGTTTGCGGCAGCTGGCCGGCAACTCTCTCCAATCCAGCTCAACATATCTAAGGGCGTCATTGCATCGATTCTACTGGGCGGCTGCGCCGTGGCTCTCGAACGAATTCCAGAAGAAATCTGGACCATGCAAGGTCTGCTTTTAGGACTTAGCGGAATCCTTGGCATCACAATTGGTGACACAGCTTTTTTCGGGGCGTTGAGCAGAATAGGCCCCAGACGAGCACTTCTTATCGAGTCACTCACTCCCCCGCTCACCGGCCTCATCGCCCTGGTGGCCATCCAAGAAGAACTCACGTTGGCTGCTTGGTGCGGCGTGCTGGTAACCGTTGCTGGGGTTACATCAGTTGTCTTAGAGCGCAGTCAGCCCGGCGAGCTGCAAATTGCACCAGACGTATTTCGAGTTGGACTGATACTCGCGGTCATCGCTTCCATCTCTCAAGCCACTGGCGTGGTGATGGCGCATATCGTTCTCATCGATCATGCCTTGGATCCGTTATGGGCTGCGTTCATTCGTTTGATGGCGGCTCTGGCCGGCCTTCTCATTGCGGGGAGCTTTATGCCAAAACAGGGTACCGCCGCGCTTGGAAGAAAAATTTCACAGGGCACCTTAGGTAGAAAACTATGGGTGATGGTTTTTTGGGCCACCGTCATGGGGACATTTCTCGGGCTTTGGCTCCAGCAAATTTCCCTAAAATACACCTCAGCCGCTGTGGCCCAGACGCTGCTATCCACCAGCCCGCTCTTTGCTCTGGCCATCGCCAAGGTGAGAGGTGAAGAGCTAAGTAGAAGAGCGATTTTAGGCACATTTGTGGCTCTCGTCGGGATCTACCTACTTACCTAA
- a CDS encoding MerR family transcriptional regulator gives MEMFSNERKRSNQTANGEPQLVPDGLYPMRAVVQLTGLKAETIRAWQRRYKAVVPRRSQGNARRFTMEDVRRLALLREAIRAGHAISEIARLEEDQLLQIVHADTLDPVQPAEKVVEDDSVVYEHTLNRFLQAIDEYDCAEASNVLTNASLYLDTRSFLLFMVAPLMRKIGELWADGDIGVGQEHLATEIVKGTLYTVRKQAGFHLDGPKVIIATPPSCLHEFGANIAGILATHQGWNPVYLGPNIPYEEIQEAAHCVKPQAVLLAVQTILSPDHASEIEQGIMELSTLYNVWVGGPDYLLNQLQLPPSVQRIPSLESLHLFFGDQLNQV, from the coding sequence ATGGAAATGTTTTCAAATGAGCGGAAGCGAAGTAATCAGACAGCCAACGGGGAACCTCAATTGGTCCCCGATGGCCTCTACCCAATGCGTGCCGTAGTTCAACTCACCGGGCTAAAAGCAGAGACCATTCGCGCTTGGCAAAGGCGCTATAAGGCAGTTGTGCCGAGACGCTCACAGGGCAATGCTCGACGCTTCACCATGGAAGACGTTCGGCGCCTCGCTCTATTGCGAGAAGCTATTCGAGCCGGCCATGCAATCAGCGAAATTGCCAGACTCGAAGAGGACCAACTCCTGCAAATTGTTCATGCCGACACGCTTGACCCTGTTCAGCCTGCTGAGAAAGTTGTTGAGGACGATTCCGTTGTTTACGAACATACACTCAACCGTTTTCTTCAAGCTATTGACGAGTACGATTGCGCCGAAGCATCCAACGTTCTCACCAATGCATCTCTCTATTTAGACACGCGGTCATTTCTTCTCTTCATGGTCGCTCCGTTAATGAGAAAGATAGGTGAACTTTGGGCAGACGGCGACATCGGAGTAGGACAAGAGCACTTGGCAACCGAAATCGTCAAAGGCACGCTCTACACCGTTCGTAAGCAAGCTGGTTTTCACCTTGATGGCCCCAAGGTTATTATTGCAACTCCTCCTTCGTGCCTGCATGAATTCGGAGCCAATATTGCGGGTATCTTGGCGACCCACCAAGGCTGGAACCCGGTCTATCTGGGGCCCAACATTCCTTATGAGGAAATCCAAGAAGCGGCGCATTGTGTGAAACCCCAAGCGGTCCTCTTGGCTGTCCAAACTATTCTCAGCCCAGATCACGCCAGTGAGATTGAACAAGGCATTATGGAATTAAGTACACTCTACAATGTATGGGTCGGCGGTCCGGATTATCTCCTAAACCAACTTCAACTCCCGCCCAGCGTCCAACGCATCCCAAGCCTTGAGTCTTTGCACCTTTTTTTCGGTGACCAACTAAATCAAGTTTAA